The stretch of DNA GTCATCGCTGACCGGAGCGGGGTCGAGATTGACTATTGCCCGCAGTGCCGTGGGGTGTGGCTGGACCGGGGTGAGCTGGACAAGATCATTGAGCGTGCTGCGGCCTACGCGCCGCCGCCTCCACCGCCACAGGCCGATCCGCAGATGAGCCGTGGGTACGATGAGCGGGACTATGATGATCGCGATTATGATGATCGTGACTATGACAAGCGCGGCCGTGACCCGCGCCGTCGCAAGAAAAAGGGCATGGGTGACCTGCTGGGCGATATTTTTGACTTCTAG from Tateyamaria omphalii encodes:
- a CDS encoding zf-TFIIB domain-containing protein, producing the protein MQCPIDGTQLVIADRSGVEIDYCPQCRGVWLDRGELDKIIERAAAYAPPPPPPQADPQMSRGYDERDYDDRDYDDRDYDKRGRDPRRRKKKGMGDLLGDIFDF